The following coding sequences are from one Streptomyces sp. V3I7 window:
- a CDS encoding glycosyltransferase family 2 protein — translation MKVGAVIITMGNRPDELRALIDSVAGQDGAPVEVVVVGNGSPVPDVPEGVRTVELPENLGIPGGRNVGIEAFGPGGSDVDVLLFLDDDGLLARHDTAELCRQAFAADPELGIISFRIADPDTGETQRRHVPRLRAADPMRSSRVTTFLGGANAVRTKVFTEVGGLPDEFFYAHEETDLAWRALNAGWMIDYRSDMVLFHPTTAPSRHAVYHRMVARNRVWLARRNLPALLVPVYLGVWLLLTLLRRPSRPALKAWLGGFKEGWATGCGPRRPMKWRTVWRLTRLGRPPVI, via the coding sequence ATGAAGGTCGGCGCGGTGATCATCACCATGGGCAACCGCCCCGACGAACTGCGGGCCCTGATCGACTCGGTCGCGGGGCAGGACGGCGCCCCTGTCGAGGTGGTCGTCGTCGGCAACGGCTCGCCCGTCCCCGACGTCCCCGAGGGCGTACGGACCGTCGAGCTGCCCGAGAACCTCGGCATCCCCGGTGGCCGCAACGTCGGCATCGAGGCCTTCGGCCCCGGCGGCAGCGACGTCGACGTCCTGCTCTTCCTCGACGACGACGGCCTCCTCGCCCGGCACGACACCGCCGAGCTGTGCCGCCAGGCCTTCGCCGCCGACCCCGAGCTCGGCATCATCAGCTTCCGCATCGCCGACCCGGACACCGGCGAGACCCAGCGCCGGCACGTGCCGCGCCTGCGCGCCGCCGACCCGATGCGCTCCTCGCGGGTGACCACCTTCCTCGGCGGCGCCAACGCCGTCCGTACGAAGGTCTTCACCGAGGTCGGCGGCCTGCCGGACGAGTTCTTCTACGCGCACGAGGAGACCGACCTCGCCTGGCGCGCCCTCAACGCGGGCTGGATGATCGACTACCGGTCCGACATGGTGCTGTTCCACCCGACGACCGCGCCCTCGCGGCATGCCGTCTACCACCGCATGGTCGCCCGCAACCGCGTCTGGCTGGCGCGCCGCAACCTCCCCGCCCTGCTCGTCCCGGTCTACCTCGGGGTGTGGCTGCTGCTGACGCTGCTGCGTCGCCCCTCGCGCCCGGCCCTCAAGGCCTGGCTCGGTGGTTTCAAGGAGGGCTGGGCCACCGGCTGCGGTCCCCGCCGGCCCATGAAGTGGCGTACGGTGTGGCGGCTGACCCGACTGGGCCGCCCTCCGGTCATCTGA
- a CDS encoding ABC transporter permease has protein sequence MSETTHDGAVAVSTAPPPDEGLTATQLADKYGLTVSGARPSLGEYVRRLWGRRHFILAFSQAKLTAQYSQAKLGQLWQVATPLLNAGVYYVIFGVILNASRGMPHSVYVPFLVTGVFVFTFTQSSVMAGVRAISGNLGLVRALHFPRASLPISFALQQLQQLLFSMLVLFAVAVAFGNYPDLSWLLIVPALALQFLFNTGLALIMARAGAKTPDLAQLMPFVMRTWMYASGVMFSIPIMLADRPQWAANVLQWNPAAVYMDLIRFALIDGYGSENLPAHVWALAAGWAVVVALGGFVYFWKAEERYGRG, from the coding sequence GTGAGTGAGACAACGCATGACGGCGCAGTCGCGGTGAGTACCGCACCTCCGCCCGACGAGGGGCTCACGGCGACGCAGCTCGCCGACAAGTACGGGCTCACCGTCAGCGGCGCCCGCCCCTCCCTCGGGGAGTACGTCCGCCGGCTGTGGGGCCGGCGCCACTTCATCCTCGCCTTCTCCCAGGCGAAGCTGACCGCCCAGTACAGCCAGGCCAAGCTCGGCCAGCTCTGGCAGGTGGCCACCCCGCTGCTGAACGCCGGCGTGTACTACGTCATCTTCGGTGTGATCCTCAACGCCAGCCGGGGCATGCCACACAGCGTGTACGTCCCGTTCCTGGTCACGGGCGTGTTCGTCTTCACCTTCACGCAGAGCTCGGTCATGGCGGGCGTCCGCGCGATCTCCGGCAACCTCGGCCTGGTCCGTGCGCTGCACTTCCCGCGCGCATCCCTGCCGATCTCCTTCGCGCTGCAGCAGCTCCAGCAGCTGCTCTTCTCGATGCTGGTGCTGTTCGCCGTGGCCGTGGCCTTCGGCAACTACCCGGACCTGTCCTGGCTGCTGATCGTCCCGGCCCTGGCCCTGCAGTTCCTCTTCAACACCGGCCTCGCGCTGATCATGGCCCGGGCCGGCGCCAAGACCCCGGACCTCGCGCAGCTGATGCCGTTCGTGATGCGTACGTGGATGTACGCGTCAGGCGTGATGTTCTCCATCCCGATCATGCTCGCCGACCGGCCCCAGTGGGCGGCGAACGTGCTCCAGTGGAACCCGGCGGCGGTCTACATGGACCTGATCCGCTTCGCGCTGATCGACGGCTACGGCTCCGAGAACCTCCCCGCCCACGTCTGGGCGCTGGCGGCGGGCTGGGCCGTGGTCGTCGCGCTCGGCGGGTTCGTGTACTTCTGGAAGGCGGAGGAGAGGTACGGCCGTGGCTGA
- a CDS encoding CDP-alcohol phosphatidyltransferase family protein: MSRPSVAELRPVVHPAGVKDRRSGEHWAGRLYMREVSLRVDRYLVNTRITPNQLTYLMTVCGVLAAPALVVPGIAGAVLGVVAVQLYLLLDCVDGEIARWKKQYSLGGVYLDRVGAYLTDAAVLVGLGLRAADLWGSGRIDWLWAFLGTLAALGAILIKAETDLVGVARHQGGLPPVKEAAAEPRSSGVALARRAAAALRFHRLILGIEASLLILALAVVDQIRGDLFFTRLGTAVLAGIAMLQTLLHLVSVLASSRLR; the protein is encoded by the coding sequence ATGTCAAGGCCATCGGTAGCTGAACTCCGGCCGGTCGTCCATCCCGCGGGGGTGAAGGACCGGCGCAGCGGTGAGCACTGGGCGGGACGCCTCTACATGCGCGAGGTCTCGCTGCGGGTGGACCGCTACCTGGTGAACACCAGGATCACGCCCAACCAGCTCACGTACCTGATGACCGTCTGCGGCGTCCTCGCGGCCCCGGCCCTTGTGGTGCCGGGGATCGCGGGGGCCGTGCTCGGCGTGGTCGCGGTCCAGCTGTACCTGCTGCTGGACTGCGTCGACGGTGAGATCGCGCGCTGGAAGAAGCAGTACTCGCTCGGCGGGGTCTACCTCGACCGGGTCGGCGCCTATCTCACCGACGCCGCCGTGCTGGTCGGCCTCGGCCTGCGCGCCGCCGACCTGTGGGGCAGCGGCCGTATCGACTGGCTGTGGGCCTTCCTCGGCACCCTCGCCGCGCTCGGCGCGATCCTGATCAAGGCCGAGACCGACCTGGTCGGCGTCGCCCGCCACCAGGGCGGCCTGCCGCCGGTCAAGGAGGCCGCGGCCGAGCCGCGCTCCTCCGGCGTGGCGCTCGCCCGCAGGGCCGCGGCGGCGCTCAGGTTCCACCGGCTGATCCTCGGTATCGAGGCCTCCCTGCTGATCCTGGCCCTCGCGGTCGTGGACCAGATCAGGGGCGACCTCTTCTTCACCCGGCTCGGCACCGCCGTGCTCGCCGGGATCGCGATGCTGCAGACCCTGCTGCACCTCGTGTCCGTTCTCGCGTCGAGCAGGCTGCGGTGA
- the hpnC gene encoding squalene synthase HpnC: MTGTDTGRSGDPERGTLDKAAHENFPVAPFFLPKLWRDDLMAVYGFARLVDDIGDGDLAPGGADARLLGVSPADAEDRLLLLDAFEADLRRVFDATPRHPLLRRLQYTVGRRSLTPEPFLGLIAANRQDQLVTRYETWDDLLAYCELSANPVGRLVLAVTGSSTLERIRMSDAVCTGLQIVEHLQDVSEDLGRDRIYLPAEDMKRFQVQEADLAADSTGAPVRALVAHEAQRARDLLNEGLPLVGSVPGRLKLLLAGFVAGGRAAIRSIAAADHDVLSGPPKPGKIQLLREAGVILRGKG; this comes from the coding sequence GTGACGGGAACCGACACGGGCCGCTCCGGTGATCCGGAACGCGGCACGCTCGACAAGGCCGCGCACGAGAACTTCCCCGTGGCCCCCTTCTTCCTGCCCAAGCTCTGGCGCGACGACCTCATGGCCGTCTACGGCTTCGCGCGACTCGTCGACGACATCGGTGACGGCGACCTCGCCCCCGGCGGTGCCGACGCCCGCCTGCTCGGCGTGTCCCCCGCGGACGCCGAGGACCGCCTGCTCCTCCTCGACGCCTTCGAGGCCGACCTGCGCCGCGTCTTCGACGCCACCCCGCGCCACCCCCTGCTGCGCCGCCTCCAGTACACCGTCGGCCGCCGCTCCCTGACGCCCGAGCCCTTCCTCGGCCTGATCGCCGCCAACCGGCAGGACCAGCTCGTCACCCGGTACGAGACCTGGGACGACCTCCTCGCGTACTGCGAACTGTCGGCCAACCCCGTCGGCCGGCTCGTCCTCGCCGTCACCGGATCCTCGACCCTCGAGCGGATCCGGATGTCCGACGCTGTCTGCACGGGGCTTCAGATCGTCGAACATCTCCAGGACGTGTCCGAGGACCTCGGCCGCGACCGGATCTATCTGCCCGCCGAGGACATGAAGCGCTTTCAGGTCCAGGAGGCGGATCTGGCCGCGGACAGCACCGGCGCACCGGTGCGCGCGCTGGTGGCACACGAAGCCCAACGCGCCCGCGATCTGCTGAATGAAGGCCTCCCCCTGGTGGGTAGCGTCCCGGGCAGACTGAAGCTGCTGCTCGCAGGGTTCGTGGCGGGGGGAAGGGCGGCGATCCGCTCGATCGCCGCCGCCGACCACGACGTACTTTCCGGCCCTCCCAAGCCCGGCAAGATCCAGCTGCTGCGTGAGGCGGGCGTGATCCTGCGAGGGAAGGGGTGA
- the hpnD gene encoding presqualene diphosphate synthase HpnD, with amino-acid sequence MIRTVESAPHVSAPVLAAYRYCETVTGQQARNFAYGIRLLPTPKRRAMSALYSFSRRIDDIGDGPLPGEDKLERLADTRAVLARIRAGAVAEDDTDPVAVALTHASRAFPIPLGGLDELIDGVQMDVRGEQYETWDDLRAYCRCVAGAIGRLSLGVFGTEPGARGAERAPEYADTLGLALQLTNILRDVREDAEGNRVYLPADDLAKFGCSAGFAGPTPPAGADFAGLVHFEVRRARALFAEGYRLLPMLDRRSGACVAAMAGIYRRLLDRIEREPEAVLRGRVSLPGREKAYVAARGLSGLDARHVSRRTVGRRA; translated from the coding sequence GTGATCCGGACCGTGGAGTCGGCACCACACGTGTCCGCACCGGTACTCGCCGCCTACCGCTACTGCGAGACCGTCACCGGGCAGCAGGCCCGCAACTTCGCGTACGGCATCCGGCTGCTGCCGACGCCCAAGCGCCGCGCCATGTCGGCGCTCTACTCCTTCTCCCGGCGGATCGACGACATCGGCGACGGCCCGCTGCCCGGCGAGGACAAGCTCGAGCGGCTCGCGGACACCCGGGCCGTGCTCGCCAGGATCCGCGCGGGCGCGGTCGCCGAGGACGACACCGACCCGGTCGCCGTGGCGCTCACGCACGCCTCCCGGGCCTTCCCGATCCCGCTGGGCGGCCTGGACGAGCTGATCGACGGCGTCCAGATGGACGTGCGCGGCGAGCAGTACGAGACCTGGGACGACCTGAGGGCGTACTGCCGTTGCGTCGCGGGCGCCATCGGACGCCTCTCGCTCGGCGTGTTCGGTACGGAACCGGGGGCGCGCGGCGCCGAGCGCGCGCCCGAGTACGCCGACACGCTCGGGCTCGCGCTCCAGCTCACCAACATCCTCCGCGACGTCCGCGAGGACGCCGAGGGCAACCGCGTCTATCTGCCCGCCGACGACCTCGCGAAGTTCGGCTGCTCCGCCGGCTTCGCCGGGCCTACCCCGCCCGCGGGTGCCGACTTCGCGGGCCTCGTGCACTTCGAGGTACGACGGGCCCGCGCCCTGTTCGCCGAGGGCTACCGACTGCTGCCCATGCTCGACCGGCGCAGCGGCGCCTGCGTCGCCGCCATGGCCGGGATCTACCGGCGCCTGCTCGACCGCATCGAGCGCGAGCCGGAGGCCGTGCTGCGCGGCCGCGTCTCACTGCCCGGCCGAGAGAAGGCGTACGTCGCCGCGCGCGGACTGTCCGGCCTGGACGCCCGGCACGTGTCGCGGCGGACCGTCGGGAGGCGCGCCTGA
- a CDS encoding polyprenyl synthetase family protein: protein MIDQQAAGPRTPGTAERGETVPTVPPATKAADAVDVTALLERGRTLATPVLRAAIDRLAPPMDTVAAYHFGWIDAQGNPMAGDGGKAVRPALAVLSAEVTGAAPETGIPGAVAVELVHNFSLLHDDLMDGDEQRRHRDTVWKVHGPAQAILVGDALFALANELLLELGTVEAGRATRRLTTASRALIDGQAQDISYEHRDRVSVEECLEMEGNKTGALLACASSIGAVLGGADDKTADMLEKYGYHLGLAFQAVDDLLGIWGDPESTGKQTWSDLRQRKKSLPVVAALAAGGAASEQLGEMLAADARCTDFENFSEEEFAARAALIEKAGGRAWTAEEARRQYGIALEALDSVNMPDRVRDQFAALADFVVVRKR, encoded by the coding sequence ATGATCGATCAGCAGGCGGCCGGCCCCCGCACCCCCGGTACCGCAGAAAGAGGAGAGACTGTGCCCACTGTGCCCCCGGCCACGAAGGCTGCCGACGCGGTGGACGTGACCGCGCTCCTGGAGCGCGGCCGGACCCTGGCCACGCCGGTACTGCGGGCGGCCATCGACCGTCTGGCACCCCCCATGGACACCGTCGCCGCCTACCACTTCGGCTGGATCGACGCCCAGGGCAACCCCATGGCGGGGGACGGGGGCAAGGCCGTGCGCCCCGCCCTCGCCGTGCTGTCCGCCGAGGTCACCGGAGCCGCACCCGAGACCGGCATCCCCGGCGCCGTCGCCGTCGAGCTGGTCCACAACTTCTCGCTGCTCCACGACGACCTGATGGACGGCGACGAGCAGCGCCGGCACCGTGACACCGTCTGGAAGGTCCACGGACCGGCCCAGGCCATCCTCGTCGGCGACGCCCTGTTCGCCCTGGCCAACGAGCTGCTGCTGGAGCTCGGCACGGTCGAGGCCGGCCGCGCCACCCGTCGTCTGACCACCGCCAGCCGTGCCCTGATCGACGGTCAGGCGCAGGACATCTCCTACGAGCACCGCGACCGCGTCAGCGTCGAGGAGTGCCTGGAGATGGAGGGCAACAAGACCGGCGCGCTCCTCGCCTGCGCCTCCTCCATCGGCGCCGTGCTCGGCGGCGCCGACGACAAGACCGCCGACATGCTGGAGAAGTACGGCTACCACCTCGGCCTCGCCTTCCAGGCCGTCGACGACCTCCTCGGCATCTGGGGCGACCCGGAGTCCACCGGCAAGCAGACCTGGAGCGACCTGCGCCAGCGCAAGAAGTCCCTGCCGGTCGTGGCCGCGCTCGCCGCGGGCGGCGCCGCCTCCGAGCAGCTCGGCGAGATGCTCGCCGCCGACGCCCGGTGCACCGACTTCGAGAACTTCTCCGAGGAGGAGTTCGCGGCCCGCGCCGCCCTCATCGAGAAGGCGGGCGGCCGCGCGTGGACGGCGGAGGAGGCGCGCCGCCAGTACGGCATCGCCCTCGAAGCCCTCGACTCCGTGAACATGCCCGACCGGGTGCGGGACCAGTTCGCGGCGCTCGCCGACTTCGTCGTCGTACGGAAGAGATGA
- a CDS encoding ABC transporter ATP-binding protein yields the protein MAEPTPEQQTGAHVPTVIADELHIVYRVNGAKAGKGSATAALSRILKRGEERGVRKVHAVRGVSFTAYRGEAIGLIGSNGSGKSTLLRAIAGLLPAESGKVYTDGQPSLLGVNAALMNDLTGERNIILGGLAMGMSREQIKERYQEIVDFSGINEKGDFITLPMRTYSSGMAARLRFSIAAAKDHDVLMIDEALATGDRKFQKRSEARIRELRKEAGTVFLVSHNNKSIRDTCNRVLWLERGELRMDGPTEEVLKEYEKFTGK from the coding sequence GTGGCTGAGCCCACCCCTGAGCAGCAGACGGGCGCGCACGTCCCGACCGTCATCGCCGACGAACTGCACATCGTCTACCGCGTCAACGGCGCGAAGGCCGGCAAGGGCAGCGCCACCGCCGCCCTCAGCCGGATACTCAAGCGGGGCGAGGAGCGCGGCGTGCGCAAGGTGCACGCCGTACGCGGCGTCTCCTTCACCGCCTACCGCGGCGAGGCGATCGGCCTGATCGGCTCCAACGGCTCCGGCAAGTCCACACTGCTGCGGGCCATCGCCGGCCTGCTGCCCGCCGAGAGCGGCAAGGTCTACACCGACGGCCAGCCCTCCCTGCTGGGCGTCAACGCGGCCCTGATGAACGACCTGACGGGCGAGCGCAACATCATCCTGGGCGGTCTGGCCATGGGCATGTCCCGCGAGCAGATCAAGGAGCGCTACCAGGAGATCGTCGACTTCTCCGGCATCAACGAGAAGGGCGACTTCATCACCCTGCCGATGCGCACCTACTCCTCCGGCATGGCCGCCCGGCTGCGCTTCTCGATCGCGGCCGCCAAGGACCACGACGTCCTCATGATCGACGAGGCGCTGGCCACCGGTGACCGCAAGTTCCAGAAGCGCTCCGAGGCCCGGATCCGGGAGCTGCGCAAGGAGGCGGGCACCGTCTTCCTGGTCAGCCACAACAACAAGTCCATCCGCGACACCTGCAACCGCGTCCTGTGGCTGGAGCGCGGTGAGCTGCGCATGGACGGGCCCACCGAAGAGGTCCTCAAGGAGTACGAGAAGTTCACCGGCAAGTGA
- a CDS encoding iron-containing alcohol dehydrogenase family protein has protein sequence MPVLTRLIPSPVVVDIRPGALDDLAAVLADERISHSGRLAVAVSGGSGAKLRERLAPSLPGATWFEVGGGTLDDAIRLAGEMKSGRYDAVVGLGGGKIIDCAKFAAARVGLPLVAVPTNLAHDGLCSPVATLDNDAGRGSYGVPNPVAVVIDLDVIRDAPVRFVRSGIGDAISNISSVADWELSNRVNGEKIDGLAAAMARQAGEAVLRHPGGVGDNGFLQVLAEALVLSGIAMSVSGDSRPCSGACHEINHAFDLLFPQRAASHGEQAGLGAAFATYLRGSHEEAGRMAEVLRRHGLPVLPEDIGFTVDEFVRVVEFAPETRPGRYTILEHLDLKTHQIKDIYADYVKAIGS, from the coding sequence GTGCCAGTACTGACGAGGCTGATTCCCTCGCCGGTCGTCGTGGACATCCGTCCGGGTGCCCTGGACGACCTGGCGGCTGTCCTCGCCGACGAGCGCATCTCGCACTCGGGCCGGCTCGCGGTCGCGGTCAGCGGTGGTTCCGGTGCGAAGCTGCGGGAGCGGCTCGCGCCGTCCCTGCCGGGCGCGACCTGGTTCGAGGTCGGCGGCGGCACTCTGGACGACGCGATCCGGCTCGCCGGTGAGATGAAGTCCGGGCGGTACGACGCGGTCGTCGGACTCGGCGGCGGCAAGATCATCGACTGTGCCAAGTTCGCGGCCGCCCGCGTGGGCCTGCCGCTGGTCGCCGTGCCGACGAACCTCGCGCACGACGGTCTGTGCTCCCCGGTCGCCACGCTCGACAACGACGCGGGCCGCGGCTCCTACGGTGTGCCCAACCCGGTCGCGGTCGTCATCGACCTGGACGTGATCCGCGACGCACCGGTGCGCTTCGTGCGCTCCGGCATCGGCGACGCGATCTCCAACATCTCCTCGGTCGCCGACTGGGAGCTGTCCAACCGGGTCAACGGCGAGAAGATCGACGGTCTCGCCGCGGCCATGGCCCGCCAGGCCGGCGAGGCCGTGCTGCGCCACCCTGGCGGGGTCGGCGACAACGGCTTCCTCCAGGTGCTCGCGGAGGCGCTGGTCCTCAGCGGTATCGCGATGTCGGTGTCGGGCGACTCCCGCCCGTGCTCCGGCGCCTGCCACGAGATCAACCACGCCTTCGACCTCCTCTTCCCGCAGCGCGCCGCGAGCCACGGCGAGCAGGCGGGACTCGGAGCGGCCTTCGCGACGTACCTGCGCGGGTCCCACGAGGAAGCGGGCCGGATGGCCGAGGTGCTGCGCCGGCACGGGCTGCCGGTGCTGCCGGAGGACATCGGCTTCACCGTGGACGAGTTCGTCCGGGTCGTGGAGTTCGCCCCGGAGACCCGTCCCGGCCGCTACACGATCCTCGAGCACCTCGACCTCAAGACCCACCAGATCAAGGACATCTACGCCGACTATGTCAAGGCCATCGGTAGCTGA
- the hpnE gene encoding hydroxysqualene dehydroxylase HpnE, which translates to MTDSTQLDAPHTGNPDRAGRSAVVVGGGLAGITAALALADAGVRVTLLEGRPRLGGLAFSFRRGELTVDNGQHVYLRCCTAYRWFLDRIEGAALAPLQNRLDVPVVDLAKPEGRRLGRLRRDPLPVPLHLGRSLAAYPHLSLAERAAVGRAALALKGLDLADPALDAQDFGSWLAAHGQSARAIEALWDLVGVATLNAVAGDASLGLAAMVFKTGLLSDPGAADIGWARVPLGELHDRLARKALDSAGVRIEVRTRVTSISHNGNGSWSVQVPGETIAADAVVLAVPQREAHELLPPDALDAPERLLRIGTAPILNLHVVYDRKVLAKPFFTALGTPVQWVFDRTEASGLRTGQYLAVSQSAAQDEIDAPVAVLRERYLPELERLLPATRTADVKDFFVTRERTATFAPTPGVGRLRPGARTKTPGLYLAGAWTATGWPATMESAVRSGVSAADAALGALGRPRPRHLFEFEEAA; encoded by the coding sequence ATGACCGACAGCACGCAGCTCGACGCACCGCACACCGGCAACCCGGACCGTGCCGGACGCTCCGCCGTCGTGGTCGGCGGCGGCCTCGCCGGGATCACGGCCGCGCTCGCCCTCGCCGACGCGGGCGTGCGCGTCACCCTGCTCGAGGGCAGGCCGCGCCTGGGCGGGCTCGCCTTCTCCTTCCGGCGCGGCGAACTGACCGTCGACAACGGCCAGCACGTGTACCTGCGTTGCTGCACCGCCTACCGCTGGTTCCTCGACCGCATCGAGGGCGCGGCCCTGGCACCGCTGCAGAACCGTCTCGACGTGCCCGTCGTCGACCTCGCCAAGCCCGAGGGACGCCGTCTCGGCAGGCTGCGGCGCGACCCGCTGCCCGTACCCCTGCACCTGGGCCGGAGCCTGGCCGCCTACCCGCACCTCTCGCTCGCCGAGCGTGCCGCGGTCGGGCGTGCCGCGCTCGCGCTCAAGGGGCTCGACCTCGCCGATCCGGCCCTGGACGCGCAGGACTTCGGCAGCTGGCTGGCCGCGCACGGCCAGTCGGCGCGTGCCATCGAAGCCCTGTGGGACCTGGTCGGGGTTGCCACCCTCAACGCGGTCGCGGGCGACGCCTCGCTGGGGCTCGCCGCGATGGTGTTCAAGACCGGTCTGCTCTCCGACCCGGGCGCGGCCGACATCGGCTGGGCGCGCGTCCCGCTGGGCGAACTGCACGACCGGCTGGCCCGCAAGGCGCTCGACTCCGCGGGCGTGCGCATCGAGGTCCGTACACGCGTCACCTCCATCTCTCACAACGGAAACGGGAGTTGGAGCGTTCAGGTTCCCGGCGAGACGATCGCGGCCGACGCCGTCGTCCTCGCCGTGCCCCAGCGCGAGGCGCACGAGCTGCTGCCGCCAGATGCCCTCGACGCCCCCGAGCGACTGCTCCGGATCGGCACCGCCCCGATCCTCAACCTGCACGTCGTCTACGACCGCAAGGTGCTCGCCAAGCCGTTCTTCACCGCTCTCGGCACCCCGGTGCAGTGGGTCTTCGACCGCACCGAGGCCTCCGGGCTGCGCACCGGCCAGTACCTCGCCGTGTCCCAGTCGGCCGCGCAGGACGAGATCGACGCACCGGTCGCCGTCCTGCGCGAGCGCTATCTGCCCGAGCTGGAGCGGCTGCTGCCGGCCACGCGCACGGCGGACGTCAAGGACTTCTTCGTGACCCGGGAGCGCACGGCGACGTTCGCTCCCACCCCTGGCGTCGGGCGGCTGCGGCCCGGCGCACGCACCAAGACCCCCGGCCTGTACCTGGCCGGAGCGTGGACCGCCACCGGGTGGCCCGCGACCATGGAGAGTGCGGTCCGCAGTGGCGTGAGTGCGGCTGACGCCGCGCTCGGCGCCCTGGGGCGGCCCCGTCCCCGCCACCTCTTCGAGTTCGAGGAGGCGGCCTGA